The genomic interval GGGGCCGGCGCCACGCCGTACCGGACCCGCGCGGCGATGCGGCTCCTCGAGACGCGGAACATCCAGGTTCTGCGCGGCAATCAGGGCGAGATCGGCGTCATCACGGGCGCGGGCGGCGAGGTGGCGGGCGTCGACGCCAAAGCTGCCGGAACCGGACTGGCAGACGCCATGATGCGGTTCGCGCGCGATGGCGGCCTCGTCGTCGCGGCGACGGGGGAGCGCGATCTCGTCACCGACGGCGAGGTGGTGTACGAGCTCGAAAACGGCCATCCGTGGGAAGCAGCCATCACCGGATCCGGGTGCTCGCTGACGGCCGTGATCGGCGCGTTTGTGGCCGTCTCGGATGGGACGAAGGGCGGGCTCCTCGAGGCGACCGTCGCCGCCATCACCTGTTTCAACGTGGCGGCCGAGATGGCAGCCGAGGGCGCGAGCGGACCGGGGAGCTTTCAGGTTCGGCTGCTCGATGCGCTGCACGCCATCACCCCAGGCGACGTCGACGCCCGGGCGCGCATTCGGAAAGGATGAGAGGGATGACAAGGCGGGACTGGACGGACAAGCTCCGCGTGTATCTCGTGACGGACGACCGCCCGGACCACGAGGAGGTCGTGGCCATCGTGGAACAGGCGCTCGCGGGCGGCGTGACCTGCGTTCAACTGCGGCGCAAACAGGAGGACGGCGGGCCGATGCTGAAGCTCGCCGTGCGCCTGCGGGAACTCGCGTCCGCCCACGGCGCGCTCTTCATCGTGAACGATCGGCTCGATATCGCGCTTTTGTCGGACGCGGACGGGGTGCACGTGGGACAGACGGACCTCCCCGCCTCCCTTGTGAAATCCCGCTTTCCCGAGCTTGTCGTCGGCGTCTCGGCGCGATCCGTCGACGAAGCGGTGCGAGCCGAACAGGACGGCGCGGATTACCTGGGCGTCGGATCCGTGTATCCCACGGCGACGAAGGGCGACGCCGTCCTCACGGGCCTGGATGTGCTCGCCGCCTGCAGGCGCGCCGTCCGCATTCCCATCGTCGGCATTGGCGGCATCACCGTCGACCGGGCGCCGGAGGTCATGGCCGCGGGCGCAAACGGCGTCGCGGTCGTATCGGCCATCATGTCGGCGCCCGACCCGAAAGCTGCGGCCGCGGCGTTGGCGCAGCGGACATCCTTGTGAGCCCGTTTTGCGCGCCAAACGCTCGGTCGCGCTGCAAGTCCCAGAGTTGCCGATACACGCCGCCCTGCCGCAGAAGCGCGGCGTGCGTCCCCCGCTCCACCACGCGCCCGCCCTGCATCACCAGGATGTCGTCCATCCGCTCAAGCCCCACCAGCCGGTGGGTGATCCAAACGACCGTCCTTCCCTCCGTCGCGCGGAAGAACGCGTCCACGAACGCCCGCTCCGTCTCGACGTCGAGCGAAGCGGTCGGTTCGTCGCAGAGGACAACTTCCGCGCCGCGGAGCACGGCCCGCGCGAGGGCCACGCGCTGGCGCTCTCCTCCCGAAAGGGCAAAGCCTCGATCCCCCACGACGGTGGACAGGCCGTCCGGCAGGCGCGCCACGAGATCCTCGAGCTGCGCCACCGCAAGCGCACGCGCGATATCCTCGTCCGTCGCGTCGGGGCGCGCCAAGAGGAGGTTCTGCCTCAGGGACGTGTGGAACAGATACGCTTCCTGCGGCACCGCGGTCACGAGCCGCCGCAGATCCGCGTCTGACCACGCCCCAATGGGCCGCCCGAACCACCGGATGTCGCCCTGCTCGATGGGGATGAGGCCGAGCGCGGCCTCGAGAAGCGTCGTCTTCCCCGCGCCACTGTCCCCGACGATCGCGACGCGCTGGCCGCGCTTCACCTCGAGATCGATTCCCTGGAGGGCCCAAAGAGAGCCTCGGCGACAGCAAAGCCCCTTGATGGACAGGGCGACGTCTTCCGAGGCCGGGCCGTAAGGGGCCTCGGTCTGTGGAGGGCTCACGTCGCGCCGCAGTGCCGCGGGCAGGGGTGCGAAGTCCCCCACCCGCGAGGCGGATGCGGCCATCTCCTGCGCCTCCGCGTAGACCGATCCGACGGCGAGCCATGGCTCAAATGACGCCGTCGCGGCGAGCGCGATGGCAGCCATCATGGTGCCGGGCAGATGCGCCGCGAGGTGCAGGCGGATGGCTTCCCCGAGGAGGCCGCCCACCGTGGCCATCGCCGCCGCGAACAACATGCCTTCCGCCGCCGCCTTCGCCAAATCGATCCGCGCGGTGAAGCGTTCTTCCGTCGCTTCGATCTTCTCGAGCCGTGCGAGCGCTCGGCTCGCCTCCCCGTGCGCCAGGACGTCCTCCAGCCCACGGACGAGATCGTCCAGGGCGGCCGTGCGGGCGCGCCGCAAGGCGTCTCGAGCTCTCTGCCACCGGGCCGTCAGCCCGTAGAACAGCCCTGGCAGGACCGCACCCACCAGGACCACGCCCGCGGCGAAGATGGCCGCGAGGCGCGGATCGATCCGCCAAAGCCACACCGCGGTGAGGGCGCTCGCGCCTATGGCGCTCGCGAACGGAAGGACCAGGCGGAGAAGAAGGCTTTGGAGTCGATCCATATCCGCGAGGACGAGATCGAGCGCCTCACCCGTCCTGCGCCCGAGCCACGCATCGGGTTGAGCGTCCAGGTGGGCGAACACGAGCGCCCGAAGCCGCGCCGCAAGGCGCAAAATGGTGTCGTGCGAGACGAGGCGGTCCAGGTAGCGCATGGCCGCCCGGCTCGTGCCGAAGAACCGCACGGCGACAATGGGCACCCAGAGCATCAGGATGGTGGGCGGGCGAAGCGCCGACGCCGAGATGAGGTATCCGGCCGTGGCCATCATCGCCGTGGACGCGAGCGCGGTGCCCATCGACAGGCCCAACGTGCCGGTTAGGCGGCCCTGCGCCGGGCGCAGCCAGCGATACATCCATCGAAGATGACGCATCACGCGGACACCTCCTCATCGCGATAGCGCCGCACCATGGCTCGAAAGGCGCCGTTTGCCTGGAGCAGCGCCTCCGGGCGCCCCTCCTCGACGAGGCGGCCGCCCTCGAGCACAAGGACGCGATCCGCCGCGAGCGCGAGGCTCAGCCGATGCACGACGGCGAGCGACGTGCGCTCCTTGAGCCACGGGACGAGCCGCTCCTCGAGCGCGCGCTCGGTGGCGAGATCGAGCGATCGCGTCGGCTCGTCCAGGAGCGCCACGGCCGGCCTCCGGAGCACCAGGCGCGCCAGGGCCAGCCGCTGCCGCTCGCCCCCAGAGAGCGCCACCCGCTCGCCGTCCAGCTCCGTGTCCACGCCGCCAGGCAGCCGCTCGATGACCTCGTCGAGCCCCGACATCAAAAGCGCCTCCCGAATCTCCGCTTCGGAGCGCGCCTCTTTCCACGTGAGGTTGTCGCGCAGCGTCGCGTGGAACCACGCCGGCTCCTGCGCGACAAGCCCCAAATGAAATCGAAACGCGTCGCGATCGATCTCGTCGAGCGGCACGCCGCCGACCAGCACCTCGCCTGACTCCGGCCGGATGAACCCGAGCAGCACGGCGATGAGCGTGCTCTTTCCCGCGCCGCTCGGACCGACGACGGCGACCAACTCGCGCGGCCCCATGCGGAACGAGAC from Alicyclobacillus acidocaldarius subsp. acidocaldarius DSM 446 carries:
- the thiM gene encoding hydroxyethylthiazole kinase, which gives rise to MQMGQWLARVREERPLVHNITNLVVTNVAANTLLALGASPVMAHAHEEVADMVAIARALALNLGTLDPYVVTSMDLASEAANRRGVPVVLDPVGAGATPYRTRAAMRLLETRNIQVLRGNQGEIGVITGAGGEVAGVDAKAAGTGLADAMMRFARDGGLVVAATGERDLVTDGEVVYELENGHPWEAAITGSGCSLTAVIGAFVAVSDGTKGGLLEATVAAITCFNVAAEMAAEGASGPGSFQVRLLDALHAITPGDVDARARIRKG
- the thiE gene encoding thiamine phosphate synthase: MTRRDWTDKLRVYLVTDDRPDHEEVVAIVEQALAGGVTCVQLRRKQEDGGPMLKLAVRLRELASAHGALFIVNDRLDIALLSDADGVHVGQTDLPASLVKSRFPELVVGVSARSVDEAVRAEQDGADYLGVGSVYPTATKGDAVLTGLDVLAACRRAVRIPIVGIGGITVDRAPEVMAAGANGVAVVSAIMSAPDPKAAAAALAQRTSL
- the cydC gene encoding thiol reductant ABC exporter subunit CydC → MRHLRWMYRWLRPAQGRLTGTLGLSMGTALASTAMMATAGYLISASALRPPTILMLWVPIVAVRFFGTSRAAMRYLDRLVSHDTILRLAARLRALVFAHLDAQPDAWLGRRTGEALDLVLADMDRLQSLLLRLVLPFASAIGASALTAVWLWRIDPRLAAIFAAGVVLVGAVLPGLFYGLTARWQRARDALRRARTAALDDLVRGLEDVLAHGEASRALARLEKIEATEERFTARIDLAKAAAEGMLFAAAMATVGGLLGEAIRLHLAAHLPGTMMAAIALAATASFEPWLAVGSVYAEAQEMAASASRVGDFAPLPAALRRDVSPPQTEAPYGPASEDVALSIKGLCCRRGSLWALQGIDLEVKRGQRVAIVGDSGAGKTTLLEAALGLIPIEQGDIRWFGRPIGAWSDADLRRLVTAVPQEAYLFHTSLRQNLLLARPDATDEDIARALAVAQLEDLVARLPDGLSTVVGDRGFALSGGERQRVALARAVLRGAEVVLCDEPTASLDVETERAFVDAFFRATEGRTVVWITHRLVGLERMDDILVMQGGRVVERGTHAALLRQGGVYRQLWDLQRDRAFGAQNGLTRMSAAPTPRPQLSGRAPT